In Burkholderia gladioli, a genomic segment contains:
- a CDS encoding citrate/2-methylcitrate synthase, whose amino-acid sequence MPRINAAEAARLLGVSVPTLYAYVSRGLLASHADGRTRQRGYDADEVRLLARRRADAKRAGGVAERSLDWGVPVLESSITQIVGGRPHYRGRDAIGLAASASLETVAALLWDCPTERLATQPALAGPELARWQGWLRDWADCAPLERALAMLPACAARLPRRWAPGEQARLEVAVALLRATLAALAGGLPCARPAHLQLAEAWKLDTRHAELLRAALVLCADHELNPSTFAVRCIASTGTHLFGAIAGGLAALAGPRHGGETVRARALLDEAARAADLDRYLAIRLAHDERGEGGRTRLAGFGHPLYPDGDPRAGALLGMLREHAGLDATAREALRSALAVLDGVAAATGERPTVDFALALLERVLALPEGAAFTLFAAGRAAGWIAHALEQQREGKLIRPRARYVGVDPLDVDPAGA is encoded by the coding sequence ATGCCCCGCATCAACGCGGCCGAAGCCGCCCGCCTGCTCGGCGTGAGCGTGCCGACCCTGTATGCCTATGTCAGCCGCGGGCTGCTCGCCTCGCATGCCGACGGCCGCACCCGCCAGCGCGGCTACGACGCCGACGAGGTGCGCCTGCTGGCGCGCCGCCGCGCCGACGCCAAGCGCGCGGGCGGCGTGGCCGAGCGTTCGCTCGACTGGGGCGTGCCGGTGCTGGAGTCGAGCATCACCCAGATCGTCGGCGGCCGGCCGCATTATCGCGGCCGCGACGCGATCGGCCTGGCCGCATCGGCCTCGCTGGAAACCGTGGCCGCGCTGCTGTGGGATTGCCCGACCGAGCGCCTCGCCACGCAACCGGCACTCGCCGGACCGGAGCTGGCGCGCTGGCAGGGCTGGCTGCGGGACTGGGCCGACTGCGCGCCGCTGGAGCGCGCGCTGGCGATGCTGCCTGCCTGCGCCGCGCGGCTGCCGCGCCGGTGGGCGCCCGGCGAGCAGGCGCGGCTGGAGGTGGCGGTGGCGCTGCTGCGCGCCACGCTCGCGGCGCTGGCCGGCGGCCTGCCCTGCGCGCGCCCGGCGCACCTTCAACTCGCCGAGGCCTGGAAGCTGGACACGCGGCATGCCGAGCTGCTGCGCGCCGCCCTGGTGCTCTGCGCCGATCACGAACTAAACCCCTCGACCTTCGCGGTGCGCTGCATCGCCTCGACCGGCACCCACCTGTTCGGCGCGATCGCGGGCGGCCTGGCCGCGCTTGCCGGGCCGCGCCACGGCGGCGAGACGGTACGCGCGCGAGCCCTGCTCGACGAAGCCGCGCGCGCGGCCGACCTGGACCGCTACCTGGCGATCCGGCTCGCGCACGACGAACGCGGCGAGGGCGGCCGCACGCGCCTGGCCGGCTTCGGTCATCCGCTCTATCCCGACGGCGACCCGCGCGCCGGCGCGCTGCTCGGGATGCTGCGCGAGCATGCCGGGCTCGACGCCACGGCGCGCGAGGCGCTGCGCAGCGCGCTGGCGGTGCTGGACGGCGTGGCGGCCGCCACCGGCGAGCGGCCGACCGTCGATTTCGCGCTGGCGCTGCTCGAACGCGTGCTGGCGCTGCCGGAGGGCGCCGCCTTCACGCTGTTCGCCGCCGGGCGCGCGGCGGGCTGGATCGCGCACGCGCTGGAGCAGCAGCGCGAAGGCAAGCTGATCCGGCCGCGCGCGCGATATGTCGGCGTCGATCCGCTCGACGTCGACCCGGCCGGCGCGTGA
- a CDS encoding CoA transferase: MDARQALATLWQMAGGSADALARVEFDHGEDPGLPSVHRVGTLASATVAAAGLAAAECFRARTGRAQQVSVAQRAALAAFRSERYLRVDGKPPPEPRDPATGFYRTRDGRWIQLHANFAHHRQGIVAVLGCEDAPEAIAAAILGRDGAELDATLAEAGLCAALIRTPEEWQALEAARALARRPLFEIERIGDAPPRPIGAGEATQPLSGTRVLDLTRIIAGPVGGRTLAQHGAEVLLVNGPHLPNIPALVIDNGRGKRSAHLDLCEAEGRAALDALAGGADVFLQSYRPGALAARGFSDEALAARHPGIVSVSVCAYGYEGPWATRRGFDSLVQSASGIAWHEQRAAGQDSPVHLPCQALDHATGYLAAFGAMVALRRRAREGGSWRVRVSLAQTGRWLQSFGRIEGGRELPELGIDAVSDCLDAPLASPFGLVRGVRPAERLSETPPSLSRPPVPPGTDAPRWLD, translated from the coding sequence ATGGATGCACGACAGGCCCTGGCCACCCTATGGCAGATGGCGGGCGGCTCGGCCGACGCCTTGGCGCGCGTCGAATTCGATCATGGCGAGGACCCGGGCCTGCCCTCGGTGCATCGCGTCGGCACGCTCGCGAGCGCCACCGTCGCGGCGGCGGGGCTGGCCGCGGCCGAATGTTTCCGGGCGCGCACCGGGCGCGCGCAGCAGGTGTCGGTGGCCCAGCGCGCGGCGCTGGCCGCGTTCCGCAGCGAGCGCTACCTGCGCGTGGACGGCAAGCCGCCGCCCGAGCCGCGAGACCCCGCCACCGGTTTCTATCGCACGCGCGATGGCCGCTGGATCCAGTTGCACGCGAATTTCGCGCATCACCGGCAGGGCATCGTCGCGGTGCTGGGCTGCGAGGACGCGCCGGAAGCGATCGCCGCGGCGATCCTCGGCCGCGACGGCGCGGAACTCGACGCCACGCTCGCCGAGGCCGGGCTCTGCGCGGCATTGATTCGAACTCCGGAGGAATGGCAGGCCCTGGAGGCGGCGCGCGCGCTGGCGCGGCGGCCCCTGTTCGAGATCGAGCGGATCGGCGATGCGCCGCCGCGCCCGATCGGCGCCGGCGAGGCCACCCAGCCCTTGTCGGGCACGCGCGTGCTCGACTTGACGCGCATCATCGCCGGCCCGGTGGGCGGGCGCACGCTGGCCCAGCACGGCGCGGAGGTGTTGCTGGTGAACGGCCCGCACCTGCCCAACATCCCGGCCCTGGTGATCGACAACGGGCGCGGCAAGCGTTCGGCCCATCTCGACCTGTGCGAAGCCGAGGGCCGCGCCGCGCTCGACGCGCTGGCGGGCGGCGCCGACGTGTTCCTGCAGTCGTACCGGCCCGGCGCGCTGGCCGCGCGCGGGTTTTCGGACGAGGCGCTGGCGGCGCGCCATCCGGGCATCGTCAGCGTGTCGGTCTGCGCCTATGGCTACGAGGGACCCTGGGCGACGCGGCGCGGTTTCGACAGCCTGGTGCAGTCGGCCAGCGGCATCGCCTGGCACGAGCAGCGCGCGGCCGGGCAGGATTCGCCGGTGCACCTGCCTTGCCAGGCGCTCGATCATGCGACCGGCTACCTGGCCGCGTTCGGCGCGATGGTGGCGCTCAGGCGCAGGGCGCGCGAGGGCGGGAGCTGGCGTGTGCGCGTCTCGCTGGCGCAGACCGGGCGCTGGCTGCAGTCCTTCGGCCGGATCGAGGGGGGGCGCGAACTGCCTGAGCTCGGCATCGACGCGGTGAGCGACTGCCTGGACGCGCCGTTGGCCTCGCCGTTCGGCCTGGTGCGGGGCGTGAGGCCGGCCGAGCGCCTGTCGGAGACGCCGCCGAGCCTGTCGCGCCCGCCGGTGCCGCCGGGCACCGACGCGCCGCGCTGGCTCGATTGA